In a single window of the Aquipuribacter hungaricus genome:
- a CDS encoding DUF3159 domain-containing protein, which translates to MEPGVGTREPSLPELLGGRSGAVDATLPALGFAAGWLLGGSELTVAIAAAVGVAVLVSAWRLLRRRQPRAALLGLTGVLVGALVAARTGQAEDFFLVRLLSNVVSALVWTVSVWVRRPLLGVVVGAALRQRGRWRRDPVLRRAYAAASWWWVGTYVLRTVVFGALWLSGSVVALGLAQAVLSWPLVAACVALSWRTVRARLAAAGHPGLRHPQPATVPS; encoded by the coding sequence GTGGAGCCGGGGGTCGGGACGCGCGAGCCGTCGCTGCCCGAGCTGCTCGGCGGGCGGTCCGGTGCCGTCGACGCGACGCTGCCCGCGCTCGGGTTCGCGGCCGGGTGGCTGCTGGGCGGCAGCGAGCTGACGGTCGCCATCGCCGCGGCGGTCGGGGTGGCCGTGCTCGTGTCGGCGTGGCGGCTGCTGCGCCGGCGTCAGCCCCGCGCGGCGCTGCTGGGGCTCACCGGGGTGCTGGTGGGGGCGCTGGTCGCGGCCCGCACCGGGCAGGCCGAGGACTTCTTCCTCGTCCGGCTGCTCAGCAACGTGGTGTCCGCGCTGGTCTGGACCGTCTCGGTGTGGGTGCGCCGGCCGCTGCTCGGCGTCGTGGTCGGGGCCGCGCTGCGGCAGCGCGGCCGGTGGCGACGCGACCCGGTGCTGCGGCGGGCCTACGCGGCGGCCTCGTGGTGGTGGGTGGGCACGTACGTCCTGCGGACCGTGGTCTTCGGCGCGCTGTGGCTGTCCGGGTCCGTGGTCGCGCTCGGGCTGGCCCAGGCGGTGCTGTCGTGGCCGCTCGTGGCGGCGTGCGTCGCGCTGAGCTGGCGGACCGTCCGCGCCCGCCTCGCCGCCGCCGGCCACCCGGGGCTGCGCCACCCGCAGCCGGCGACCGTCCCGTCCTGA